From the Variovorax paradoxus genome, the window CGTGTACTCGGGCGCCTACGTGTCGGAGATCGTGCGCGGTGCGATCCAGTCGATCGACAAGGGCCAGACGATGGCTGCGCAGTCGCTGGGCATGACGCCCGGCGTCGCGATGCGCCAGATCGTGCTGCCGCAGGCGGTGGTGCGCATGATCCCGCCGCTGGGCAACGAGTTCATCGCGCTCATCAAGAACTCGGCGCTGGTGTCGCTGCTGACGATTCACGACGTGATGCACGAGGGGCAGAAGATCATCAGCGTGTCGTACCGGTCGCTGGAGGTCTACCTGGCGATCGCGGTGGTCTACTTCGTGCTGACCGGCACCATGACGCTGATCCTGCGGCACTTCGAGCAGAAGCTGCGGCAAGGCGGGTTGATGCGATGAGTGCGCTTTCGGCGTTTGCATTTCTCCTTCCCCCGCCGGGGGAGGGCAGGGGTGGCGGCCCGATGGCCTCGACCCCGGCGCGGCGCTCGTTGGGCGCTGCCCCCATCCCAACCTTCCCCCAAAGTGGGAAGGAGCGAGAGGAGCGCACATGAGCGGCGTGCAACGCTTCTCCCGCGCCACGCTCCCGGTCACGCCCTGGAAGAACGGCGGCGGCACCACGCAGGAAATCGTCAGCTGGCCGCGGGACGTGGGGCTCGACAGCTTCGGTTGGCGCGTGAGCATCGCGACCATCGCGGCATCCGGTCCGTTCTCGGTGTTCGCGGGCATCGACCGCGTCATCACGCTCCTCGAAGGCGACGGCGTGCGCCTCTTCACGCACGACGCGCGCATCGACCATCCGCTCGATGTGCCGCTGCAGCCCTTCGCCTTCAGCGGTGACGAGGCCATCGACTGCACGCTGGCCGGCGGCACGTCGACCGACTTCAATGTGATGACGCGACGCGGCCAGTGGCGTGCGGATGTGCGCGTGCTCGGCAGTGCAACCGCCATCGAAGCCGCGCCGCACGGCGTGCTGCTGGCGCTGCGCGGCGCCTGGCAGGTGAACGGCCAGCAGCTGCTGGCCGGCGAAGGCCTGCACTGGGCCGACGCATCGCATGCCTGGCAGGCACTGCCCGAAGGCCCGGACGCGCGATTGATGGCCGTGCGCATCCTGCCGGCCTGACGCTCGCAACGGCCGCAACCGCGAGAACGACAACGACAACGACAAAGAGAGACGATGAAACCCGTATCCACCCATCCGTCGGCCGACGGCCTCTGGACCGGCCTGCGCCGTGCGTCGGCGCCGGAAGAGGACGCCGCCATTGCCGTGACCCAGGGCACGATCCGCTGGGTCGGCGCGCGCAGCGCACTG encodes:
- a CDS encoding amino acid ABC transporter permease, yielding MDFDFSPVWQGWPDLLRGALVTVEITACALALGCVLGLLIGIGRLNPKRRWLYGVCTAYVAAIRGTPLLVQLFILFFGLPHFGILLPAFLCGVLGLGVYSGAYVSEIVRGAIQSIDKGQTMAAQSLGMTPGVAMRQIVLPQAVVRMIPPLGNEFIALIKNSALVSLLTIHDVMHEGQKIISVSYRSLEVYLAIAVVYFVLTGTMTLILRHFEQKLRQGGLMR
- a CDS encoding HutD/Ves family protein, with the translated sequence MSGVQRFSRATLPVTPWKNGGGTTQEIVSWPRDVGLDSFGWRVSIATIAASGPFSVFAGIDRVITLLEGDGVRLFTHDARIDHPLDVPLQPFAFSGDEAIDCTLAGGTSTDFNVMTRRGQWRADVRVLGSATAIEAAPHGVLLALRGAWQVNGQQLLAGEGLHWADASHAWQALPEGPDARLMAVRILPA